A part of Streptomyces sp. NBC_01451 genomic DNA contains:
- a CDS encoding carbohydrate ABC transporter permease — protein sequence MTTTLTKPPADAAPEPTKRSRLPKSARAGGTLHAGPIAYVILVLFTVGSLFPLVWTAIAASRDNNRLAQTPPPFWFGSNLFSNLKIAWNDANLGEAFFNTTFVAGVSAATVVILSTIAGFAFAKLRFRGRGALMLLVIGTMMVPPQLSVIPLYMMVAKLDWTDQLQAVILPSLVSAFGVFFMRQYLIQALPDEIIEAARVDGASSWRVVWHIVFPAARPAMAVLGMLTFVQTWNDFLWPFLVLTQTGNPTVQVAVAGLGRGYTPDQSLIMAGALLGTLPLLIVFSIFGKQIVGGIMQGAVKG from the coding sequence GTGACGACGACCTTGACGAAACCCCCCGCCGACGCCGCACCCGAGCCCACCAAGCGCTCGCGGCTGCCCAAGTCGGCGCGTGCGGGCGGGACTCTGCACGCCGGGCCCATCGCGTACGTCATCCTCGTGCTGTTCACCGTCGGCTCGCTGTTCCCACTGGTGTGGACCGCGATCGCCGCCTCCCGCGACAACAACCGGCTGGCGCAGACACCGCCGCCGTTCTGGTTCGGCTCGAACCTGTTCAGCAATCTCAAGATCGCCTGGAACGACGCCAACCTCGGCGAGGCGTTCTTCAACACCACGTTCGTGGCCGGGGTCTCGGCGGCCACCGTCGTCATCCTGTCGACGATCGCCGGGTTCGCCTTCGCCAAGCTGCGGTTCCGCGGCCGGGGCGCGCTGATGCTGCTCGTCATCGGCACGATGATGGTTCCGCCGCAGCTGAGCGTGATCCCGCTGTACATGATGGTCGCCAAGCTCGACTGGACCGACCAGCTCCAGGCGGTGATCCTGCCGTCCCTGGTGAGCGCGTTCGGTGTGTTCTTCATGCGGCAGTACCTGATCCAGGCGCTGCCGGACGAGATCATCGAGGCGGCGCGGGTGGACGGCGCGAGCAGTTGGCGCGTGGTGTGGCACATCGTGTTCCCGGCGGCCCGGCCCGCGATGGCGGTCCTGGGCATGCTGACGTTCGTACAGACCTGGAACGACTTCCTGTGGCCGTTCCTCGTCCTCACCCAGACCGGCAACCCGACCGTGCAGGTCGCCGTGGCGGGCCTGGGCCGCGGCTACACACCCGACCAGTCCCTGATCATGGCGGGCGCGCTGCTCGGCACGCTGCCGCTGCTGATCGTCTTCTCGATCTTCGGCAAGCAGATCGTGGGCGGGATCATGCAGGGCGCCGTCAAGGGCTGA
- a CDS encoding carbohydrate ABC transporter permease codes for MSTRHDTAAPPEKEGGAAPAARGGSAPPTEAEARRRLRLSRRWQRDVRWSPYAFVSPFFVLFIAFGLFPLIYTGWASLHTVELTAPTDMDWVGMRNYTRIFDDDFFWNAAKNTLTIGVISTVPQLAMAMGLAHILNYKLRASTFYRVAMLAPYATSIAAASLVFVLLFGRDYGMINWVLDAVGLDKIDWQNDKWPSQIAVSTIIIWRWTGYNALIYLAAMQAIPQDLYESAALDGASRWRQFIHVTLPSLRPTILFTVVVSTIGASQVFGEPLLFDANKGASGGAEHQFQTLGLYLYEQGWVNQHLGRASAIAWTMFLILIIIGIVNYVISRRLRASS; via the coding sequence ATGTCCACCCGGCACGACACCGCCGCGCCCCCCGAGAAGGAGGGGGGCGCGGCCCCGGCCGCCCGAGGCGGGTCGGCTCCGCCCACGGAGGCGGAGGCCCGCCGCCGGCTCCGGCTGTCCCGTCGATGGCAGCGGGACGTGCGCTGGAGCCCGTACGCGTTCGTCTCGCCCTTCTTCGTGCTGTTCATCGCGTTCGGCCTGTTCCCGCTGATCTACACCGGCTGGGCCTCGCTGCACACCGTGGAGCTGACCGCGCCGACCGACATGGACTGGGTGGGGATGCGCAACTACACGCGCATCTTCGACGACGACTTCTTCTGGAACGCGGCGAAGAACACCCTGACCATCGGCGTCATCTCGACGGTTCCGCAGCTGGCGATGGCGATGGGTCTCGCGCACATCCTCAACTACAAGCTGCGTGCCTCGACCTTCTACCGGGTCGCGATGCTCGCGCCCTACGCCACCTCGATCGCCGCCGCCTCGCTCGTCTTCGTGCTGCTCTTCGGGCGCGACTACGGCATGATCAACTGGGTGCTCGACGCCGTCGGTCTCGACAAGATCGACTGGCAGAACGACAAGTGGCCGTCCCAGATCGCCGTTTCGACGATCATCATCTGGCGGTGGACCGGCTACAACGCGCTGATCTACCTCGCCGCGATGCAGGCCATCCCGCAGGACCTGTACGAGTCGGCGGCCCTCGACGGGGCCAGCCGCTGGCGGCAGTTCATCCATGTGACGCTGCCGTCGCTGCGTCCCACGATCCTGTTCACCGTCGTCGTCTCCACCATCGGGGCGAGCCAGGTCTTCGGTGAGCCGCTGCTGTTCGACGCCAACAAGGGCGCGTCCGGCGGCGCCGAGCACCAGTTCCAGACGCTGGGGCTCTATCTGTACGAGCAGGGCTGGGTCAACCAGCACCTCGGCCGGGCCTCCGCCATCGCCTGGACCATGTTCCTGATCCTCATCATCATCGGGATCGTCAACTACGTCATCTCGCGCCGGCTGCGCGCCAGCAGTTAG
- a CDS encoding ABC transporter substrate-binding protein, with protein sequence MRARTRTARQAVVLAAVASLGAGLLAGCADDGDGDSGGSSSSGGGGGKTTITLGLFGTMGFKEAGLYTEYEKLNPKIKIAENVIERNENYYPALLNHLTTNSGLQDIQAVEVGNIAEIVATQADKLEDLSKAPGVDKSAFLDWKWAQATTADNKTIGLGTDVGPMAICYRKDMFEAAGLPSDRDAVGKLWAGDWNKFVSVGRQYKAKAPKGTTFMDSPGGLLNAILSSEKEKFYDASGEIIYKTNPAVKAGFDLTAKAAEDGLVGAQTQFQASWDTTIANSKFAAMACPPWMLGYIKGKSKPESAGKWDVAVAPKSGNWGGSFLAVPKSAKHVKEAQALAAWLTAPAQQAKLFAVQGSFPSAQAAYTSPEVTGAKNDMTGSAPIGEIFAEAAKSSPVQVIGPKDQIIQQGLTDNGVILVTKGKSAKEAWETATKTIDNNLEK encoded by the coding sequence ATGCGAGCACGTACCCGAACCGCCCGTCAGGCGGTGGTCCTCGCGGCCGTAGCATCGCTGGGCGCCGGGCTGCTGGCCGGCTGTGCCGACGACGGCGACGGCGACAGCGGCGGCAGTTCGTCTTCGGGCGGCGGTGGTGGCAAGACCACCATCACCCTCGGGCTCTTCGGCACGATGGGCTTCAAAGAGGCCGGTCTCTACACCGAGTACGAGAAGCTGAACCCGAAGATCAAGATCGCCGAGAACGTCATCGAGCGGAACGAGAACTACTACCCCGCTCTGCTCAACCACCTCACCACCAACAGCGGTCTGCAGGACATCCAGGCCGTCGAGGTCGGCAACATCGCCGAGATCGTGGCCACGCAGGCCGACAAGCTCGAAGACCTCTCCAAGGCTCCCGGTGTGGACAAGAGCGCCTTCCTCGACTGGAAGTGGGCCCAGGCCACCACCGCGGACAACAAGACCATCGGGCTCGGTACGGACGTCGGTCCGATGGCCATCTGCTACCGCAAGGACATGTTCGAGGCGGCCGGGCTGCCCTCGGACCGGGACGCGGTCGGCAAGCTGTGGGCCGGGGACTGGAACAAGTTCGTCTCCGTCGGCCGGCAGTACAAGGCGAAGGCGCCCAAGGGCACCACGTTCATGGACTCCCCCGGCGGCCTCCTCAACGCGATCCTCAGCAGTGAGAAGGAGAAGTTCTACGACGCCTCGGGCGAGATCATCTACAAGACGAACCCGGCGGTCAAGGCCGGCTTCGACCTGACCGCGAAGGCCGCGGAGGACGGCCTGGTCGGCGCCCAGACACAGTTCCAGGCGTCGTGGGACACGACGATCGCCAACAGCAAGTTCGCCGCGATGGCCTGCCCGCCGTGGATGCTCGGCTACATCAAGGGCAAGTCGAAGCCGGAGTCGGCGGGCAAGTGGGACGTCGCCGTGGCCCCCAAGTCCGGCAACTGGGGCGGCTCCTTCCTCGCGGTCCCGAAGAGCGCCAAGCACGTGAAGGAGGCCCAGGCGCTGGCCGCCTGGCTGACCGCGCCCGCCCAGCAGGCCAAGCTGTTCGCCGTCCAGGGCAGCTTCCCGAGCGCGCAGGCCGCGTACACCTCTCCCGAGGTCACCGGCGCCAAGAACGACATGACCGGCAGCGCGCCGATCGGTGAGATCTTCGCCGAGGCCGCCAAGTCCAGCCCCGTGCAGGTGATCGGCCCGAAGGACCAGATCATCCAGCAGGGTCTGACCGACAACGGCGTCATCCTGGTGACGAAGGGCAAGTCGGCCAAGGAAGCCTGGGAGACGGCGACCAAGACCATCGACAACAACCTGGAGAAGTGA
- a CDS encoding LacI family DNA-binding transcriptional regulator: MASHGARGRSGGRPTLEEVAARAGVGRGTVSRVINGSPRVSDATRAAVEAAVAELGYVPNTAARALAANRTDAIALVVPEPETRFFAEPYFSDMLRGVGSAISDTEMQLLLIFAGSDRERERLAQYLAAHRVDGVLLVSTHADDPLPDLLAQLEIPAVISGPRSAAETLTSVDSDNYGGGRQAVEHLLSRGRRRIAHITGRLDVYGAQRRVDGYREALEAAGHEVDEDLIEPGDFTEEGGRRAMTRLLSRCPDLDAVFAASDVTAAGARQVLREEGRRIPEDVALVGYDDSAIARHMDPPLTSVRQPIVEMGRAMIDLLLEEVADRRPTASRILERRRLVLPTELMTRTSS, translated from the coding sequence ATGGCAAGCCACGGAGCGCGGGGCCGCAGCGGTGGCCGGCCGACCTTGGAAGAGGTCGCCGCGCGCGCCGGAGTGGGCCGCGGCACGGTCTCCCGGGTGATCAACGGCTCTCCGAGGGTCAGTGACGCGACCCGCGCCGCGGTCGAGGCGGCGGTCGCGGAACTCGGCTACGTCCCGAACACCGCGGCCCGCGCCCTCGCCGCGAACCGCACGGACGCGATCGCATTGGTCGTCCCCGAGCCGGAGACCCGCTTCTTCGCGGAACCGTACTTCTCGGACATGCTGCGCGGCGTGGGGAGCGCGATCTCGGACACGGAGATGCAGCTCCTGCTGATCTTCGCGGGCAGCGACCGGGAACGCGAACGCCTCGCCCAGTACCTGGCCGCCCACCGGGTCGACGGTGTCCTGCTGGTCTCGACCCACGCGGACGACCCGCTCCCCGACCTGCTGGCCCAGCTGGAGATCCCGGCGGTGATCAGCGGCCCGAGGTCCGCGGCGGAAACCCTCACCTCGGTCGACTCCGACAACTACGGCGGCGGCCGGCAAGCGGTCGAACACCTGCTCTCCCGGGGGCGTCGGAGGATAGCCCACATCACGGGCCGCCTGGACGTGTACGGCGCCCAGCGTCGCGTCGACGGCTACCGCGAAGCCCTGGAGGCGGCGGGCCACGAGGTGGACGAGGACCTGATCGAACCGGGCGACTTCACCGAGGAGGGCGGTCGCCGGGCGATGACCCGTCTCCTGTCCCGCTGCCCCGACCTGGACGCGGTCTTCGCCGCTTCGGACGTGACGGCGGCGGGCGCCCGCCAGGTCCTGCGCGAGGAGGGCCGCCGCATACCCGAGGACGTGGCCCTCGTCGGCTACGACGACTCGGCCATAGCCCGCCACATGGACCCGCCCCTGACGAGCGTCCGCCAGCCGATCGTGGAGATGGGCCGCGCGATGATCGACCTCCTCCTGGAGGAGGTCGCCGACCGCCGTCCGACGGCGTCCCGGATCCTGGAGCGACGCCGGCTGGTGCTTCCCACGGAACTGATGACCCGTACGTCGTCCTGA
- a CDS encoding serine/threonine protein kinase — translation MDSHPLLSAVEVAEVEPYLRRTGEVFRVFGDQDSGCVGYGVQLPDGESWFVKEAVTGRAQAAMDRAWAFHRRVRHPVIVPQVHRFAVRDGRTAAVLPWRPGETLYQGRQAGPDAPMTRFRALPVPTVLRVIDRILDAHLAVEAAGQVAVDLYDGAFLYDFEGDAVHLVDLDEYRPGPFVLQEDRLPGSSRFMAPEEWRRGAVIDVRTTVYVLARAARLLLDAGDAERQWRGTDGQLAVVERATRDDPGDRFAGVREFVAAWRAVSGAV, via the coding sequence ATGGACTCCCACCCGCTGCTGTCCGCCGTCGAGGTCGCCGAGGTCGAGCCCTACCTGCGCAGGACCGGGGAGGTGTTCCGCGTGTTCGGGGACCAGGACTCCGGGTGCGTCGGCTACGGGGTCCAACTCCCGGACGGGGAAAGCTGGTTCGTCAAGGAGGCGGTCACCGGACGTGCCCAGGCCGCCATGGACCGGGCCTGGGCGTTCCACCGCAGGGTGCGCCATCCGGTGATCGTCCCGCAGGTGCACCGGTTCGCGGTACGGGACGGCCGTACGGCGGCGGTGCTGCCCTGGCGGCCGGGCGAGACGCTGTACCAGGGGCGTCAGGCGGGGCCGGACGCCCCCATGACCCGCTTCCGCGCGCTGCCCGTCCCCACCGTCCTCCGGGTGATCGACCGCATCCTGGACGCCCATCTCGCCGTGGAGGCCGCCGGCCAGGTCGCCGTCGACCTCTACGACGGCGCGTTCCTGTACGACTTCGAGGGCGACGCCGTCCACCTGGTCGACCTGGACGAGTACCGTCCGGGGCCGTTCGTGCTCCAGGAGGACCGGCTGCCGGGGTCCAGTCGGTTCATGGCCCCGGAGGAGTGGCGACGGGGCGCTGTCATCGATGTCCGTACGACCGTGTACGTCCTCGCCCGCGCCGCCCGCCTCCTGCTCGACGCCGGTGACGCCGAGCGTCAATGGCGGGGCACGGACGGGCAGTTGGCGGTCGTGGAACGGGCCACCCGGGACGACCCGGGGGACCGGTTCGCGGGGGTGCGGGAGTTCGTGGCGGCCTGGCGGGCGGTCAGCGGGGCGGTGTAG
- a CDS encoding GNAT family N-acetyltransferase: MRTVRLDLLPLAVEHAEEMAAALSDPALHTYIGGAPSTPDALRARYQRLVAGSPDPSVTWLNWVLRLRADGCLTGTVQATVIEDRRLAEIAWVVGTPWQGRGLASEAARELVEWLSRRSSVRSIVAHVHPEHRASAAVARAAGLSPTEEEQEGEVRWRLSLPDPPATPPR, from the coding sequence TTGCGCACCGTCCGCCTGGATCTGCTCCCGCTGGCCGTCGAGCACGCCGAGGAGATGGCGGCGGCGCTCTCGGACCCCGCCCTGCACACGTACATCGGCGGCGCCCCGAGCACTCCCGACGCGCTGCGCGCCCGCTACCAACGGCTCGTCGCCGGTTCCCCGGACCCCTCGGTGACCTGGCTCAACTGGGTCCTGCGGCTGCGCGCCGACGGCTGCCTCACGGGCACCGTCCAGGCCACGGTCATCGAGGACCGGCGGCTCGCGGAGATCGCCTGGGTGGTGGGCACGCCCTGGCAGGGCCGTGGGCTCGCCTCGGAGGCGGCACGGGAACTGGTCGAGTGGCTGAGCCGGCGATCGTCCGTCCGTTCGATCGTCGCGCACGTCCACCCGGAGCACCGGGCGTCGGCGGCGGTGGCAAGGGCTGCGGGCCTGTCCCCCACGGAGGAGGAACAGGAAGGGGAGGTGAGATGGCGGCTGTCCCTGCCCGATCCCCCGGCTACACCGCCCCGCTGA
- the orn gene encoding oligoribonuclease has protein sequence MNDRMVWIDCEMTGLSLSDDALIEVAALVTDSELNVLGEGVDIVIRPPDSALETMPEVVRQMHTSSGLLDELAGGTTLADAEAQVLAYVREHVKEPGKAPLCGNTVGTDRGFLLRDMGTLEAYLHYRIVDVSSVKELARRWFPRAYFNSPPKNGNHRALADIRESIVELRYYREAIFVPQPGPDSDTARTIAAKHVLPTTQ, from the coding sequence ATGAACGATCGCATGGTGTGGATCGACTGCGAGATGACCGGTCTCTCGCTGTCGGACGACGCGCTCATCGAGGTGGCCGCGCTGGTCACCGACTCCGAACTGAACGTGCTCGGCGAGGGGGTGGACATCGTCATCCGTCCGCCCGACTCGGCGCTGGAGACGATGCCGGAGGTGGTGCGGCAGATGCACACCTCGTCCGGACTCCTGGACGAGCTGGCCGGCGGTACGACACTGGCCGACGCCGAGGCACAGGTCCTGGCGTATGTGCGCGAGCACGTCAAGGAACCGGGCAAGGCGCCGCTGTGCGGCAACACGGTCGGCACGGACCGCGGCTTCCTGCTCCGCGACATGGGCACCCTGGAGGCGTACCTCCACTACCGGATCGTGGACGTCAGTTCGGTGAAGGAACTGGCCCGGCGCTGGTTCCCGAGGGCGTACTTCAACAGCCCGCCCAAGAACGGCAACCACCGCGCCCTCGCCGACATCCGCGAGTCGATCGTCGAGCTCCGCTACTACCGCGAGGCGATCTTCGTACCGCAGCCCGGCCCGGACTCGGACACGGCCCGCACGATCGCGGCGAAGCACGTCCTGCCCACGACGCAGTAG
- a CDS encoding helix-turn-helix domain-containing protein yields the protein MSHDSTAAPEAAARKLSGRRRKEIVAVLLFSGGPIFESSIPLSVFGIDRQDAGVPRYRLLVCGGEEGPLRTTGGLELTAPNGLEAIARAGTVVVPAWRSITAPPPEEALDALRRAHEEGARIVGLCTGAFVLAAAGLLDGRPATTHWMYAPTLAKRYPSVHVDPRELFVDDGDVLTSAGTAAGIDLCLHIVRTDHGNEAAGALARRLVVPPRRSGGQERYLDRSLPEEIGADPLAEVVAWALEHLHEQFDVETLAARAYMSRRTFDRRFRSLTGSAPLQWLITQRVLQAQRLLETSDYSVDEVAGRCGFRSPVALRGHFRRQLGSSPAAYRAAYRARRPQSERVQEPDGGLPGAQGGPGGGMGTPTTAGQGHGHHGQGGHDRALHPESPVPIQARRTASSVGLSAEHARDPYVGSRASLPGQRSGA from the coding sequence ATGAGCCACGACTCCACTGCCGCGCCGGAAGCCGCGGCCCGGAAACTTTCCGGGCGACGCCGCAAGGAGATCGTCGCGGTGCTGCTGTTCAGCGGCGGCCCCATCTTCGAGAGTTCCATACCACTTTCGGTGTTCGGGATCGACCGCCAGGACGCCGGAGTGCCGCGCTACCGACTGTTGGTGTGCGGAGGCGAAGAGGGTCCGTTGCGGACCACCGGCGGGCTGGAACTGACCGCACCGAACGGCCTGGAGGCGATCGCGCGGGCAGGCACCGTCGTCGTGCCCGCCTGGCGTTCGATCACAGCGCCGCCACCGGAGGAGGCGCTCGACGCACTGCGTCGGGCCCACGAAGAGGGTGCGCGGATCGTCGGCCTGTGCACAGGTGCGTTCGTCCTCGCGGCGGCGGGCCTGCTGGACGGCCGCCCGGCGACAACACACTGGATGTACGCACCGACGCTGGCGAAGCGCTATCCGTCCGTCCATGTCGACCCACGGGAACTCTTCGTGGACGACGGCGACGTACTGACGTCCGCGGGCACGGCGGCGGGCATCGACCTGTGTCTGCACATCGTGCGGACGGACCACGGCAACGAGGCGGCCGGTGCGCTGGCCCGCCGACTGGTGGTCCCACCGCGCCGGTCGGGCGGCCAGGAGCGCTATCTCGATCGGTCTTTACCCGAGGAGATCGGCGCCGACCCGCTCGCCGAGGTCGTCGCCTGGGCGCTGGAGCATCTTCACGAGCAGTTCGACGTGGAGACGCTGGCGGCACGCGCGTACATGTCCCGTCGTACGTTCGACCGCCGCTTCCGCTCGCTCACGGGAAGCGCTCCGTTGCAGTGGCTGATCACGCAGCGTGTCCTTCAGGCCCAGCGTCTCCTGGAGACGTCGGACTACTCGGTGGACGAGGTCGCGGGCCGTTGCGGCTTCCGATCCCCGGTGGCTCTGCGTGGCCACTTCCGCCGCCAGCTGGGCTCGTCCCCGGCCGCGTACCGCGCGGCGTACCGGGCGCGCAGGCCGCAGAGTGAGCGGGTGCAGGAGCCGGACGGAGGGCTGCCCGGGGCGCAGGGCGGCCCCGGCGGAGGCATGGGTACGCCGACCACGGCGGGCCAGGGACACGGGCACCACGGCCAGGGCGGCCACGACCGCGCCCTGCACCCGGAGAGCCCGGTCCCGATCCAGGCCCGGCGTACGGCGAGCTCGGTCGGCCTGTCGGCGGAGCACGCGCGGGATCCGTACGTCGGAAGCCGCGCGAGCCTGCCCGGGCAGCGGAGCGGTGCGTAG
- a CDS encoding universal stress protein: protein MAGHEFLEPADRKRPVADHTAAEPLAAEEPRQSCDPAFKHGVVVGFDGSTSSERALAYAIGMAHRSGSGLIIVHVANRLPTTVWAGCEPPVFVDVPDHRTEVLGLELACADYLAEVPWILVERGGDICHELEEVGREYEADAIVVGSTHGIVGRIFGSVAGRLAKRAQRPVVVIP from the coding sequence ATGGCCGGTCACGAATTCCTGGAACCCGCGGACCGCAAGCGCCCCGTCGCCGATCACACGGCGGCCGAGCCCTTGGCGGCGGAAGAACCACGTCAGTCCTGCGACCCCGCGTTCAAGCACGGTGTCGTCGTGGGCTTCGACGGCTCGACGTCGAGTGAGCGCGCCCTCGCGTACGCCATCGGCATGGCCCACCGCTCCGGTTCGGGTCTGATCATCGTGCATGTGGCCAACCGGCTGCCCACCACGGTGTGGGCCGGCTGCGAGCCGCCCGTCTTCGTCGACGTGCCGGACCACAGAACCGAGGTCCTCGGGCTCGAACTCGCGTGCGCGGACTACCTGGCCGAGGTGCCCTGGATCCTCGTCGAGCGCGGCGGCGACATCTGCCACGAACTCGAAGAGGTCGGGCGCGAGTACGAGGCCGACGCCATCGTCGTCGGCTCGACCCACGGCATCGTCGGGCGCATCTTCGGGTCGGTGGCCGGGCGGCTCGCGAAGCGCGCCCAGCGGCCTGTCGTTGTCATTCCGTAA
- a CDS encoding acetate uptake transporter, translated as MDNDVSAGSITTILGHLALGLTLLAFGLGHTEVIDGVTAASAVPLATYVGGLALFIAGLLAFRDRDTFTGTAFAALGAFWFTWGVGADSQVSANAAGLFLLLFALVALSLTLGASAAAPLTRGAYGMLFVAMLLLAIAQFGDSGGLAKVGGWFAAVGGLAAWYAATAALAHWPTVLPRRAAGRGVTATG; from the coding sequence GTGGACAATGACGTCTCCGCGGGAAGCATCACCACGATCCTCGGCCATCTCGCGCTCGGACTCACCCTGTTGGCCTTCGGCCTCGGGCACACCGAGGTGATCGACGGCGTGACGGCCGCGAGCGCGGTCCCACTCGCCACCTACGTCGGCGGCCTCGCCCTCTTCATCGCCGGGCTGCTGGCCTTCCGCGACCGGGACACCTTCACCGGTACGGCCTTCGCCGCCCTGGGCGCGTTCTGGTTCACCTGGGGAGTCGGTGCCGACAGCCAGGTCTCGGCCAACGCGGCGGGGCTGTTCCTGCTGCTGTTCGCCCTCGTCGCGCTGAGTCTGACGCTGGGAGCGTCCGCGGCGGCTCCGCTCACGCGGGGTGCGTACGGCATGTTGTTCGTGGCGATGCTGCTGCTCGCCATCGCGCAGTTCGGGGACTCCGGGGGACTCGCCAAGGTGGGCGGATGGTTCGCCGCGGTGGGCGGCCTGGCCGCCTGGTACGCCGCGACGGCGGCACTGGCCCACTGGCCGACGGTTCTTCCACGACGTGCTGCCGGCCGGGGCGTGACGGCCACCGGTTAG
- the glmS gene encoding glutamine--fructose-6-phosphate transaminase (isomerizing), whose amino-acid sequence MCGIVGYIGRRDVAPLLLEGLQRLEYRGYDSAGIVVTSPKAAGLKMVKAKGRVRDLEAKVPKRFAGTTGIAHTRWATHGAPSDHNAHPHMSADNKVAVVHNGIIDNASDLRKKLEADGVEFLSETDTEVLTHLIARSQADTLEEKVRQALRVIEGTYGIAVMHADFPDRIVTARNGSPVVLGIGEKEMFVASDIAALVAHTRQIVTLDDGEMATLKADDFRTYTTEGTRTTAEPTTVEWEAASYDMGGHDTYMHKEIHEQPDAVDRVLRGRIDDRFSTVHLGGLNLDAREARAVRRVKILGCGTSYHAGMIGAQMIEELARIPADAEPASEFRYRNAVVDPDTLYVAVSQSGETYDVLAAVQELKRKGARVLGIVNVVGSAIAREADGGMYVHAGPEVCVVSTKCFTNTTVAFALLALHLGRTRDLSVRDGKRIIEGLRRLPGQIAEILEQEEEIKKLAEQYAEARSMLFIGRVRGYPVAREASLKLKEVSYIHAEAYPASELKHGPLALIEPALPTVAIVPNDDLLEKNRAALEEIKARSGRILAVAHQEQEKADETIVVPKNEDELDPILMGIPLQLLAYHTALALGRDIDKPRNLAKSVTVE is encoded by the coding sequence ATGTGCGGGATTGTCGGATACATCGGCAGGCGTGACGTGGCGCCGCTGCTCCTCGAAGGCCTTCAGCGCCTGGAGTACCGCGGCTACGACTCGGCGGGCATCGTCGTGACCTCGCCGAAGGCTGCGGGCCTGAAGATGGTCAAGGCCAAGGGCCGGGTCCGGGACCTGGAGGCCAAGGTCCCCAAGCGCTTCGCCGGCACCACGGGCATCGCCCACACCCGCTGGGCCACGCACGGCGCCCCCTCCGACCACAACGCGCACCCGCACATGTCGGCCGACAACAAGGTCGCCGTCGTCCACAACGGGATCATCGACAACGCCTCCGACCTGCGCAAGAAGCTCGAAGCCGACGGAGTCGAGTTCCTCTCCGAGACGGACACCGAGGTCCTCACCCACCTCATCGCCCGCTCCCAGGCCGACACCCTGGAGGAGAAGGTCCGCCAGGCGCTGCGCGTGATCGAGGGCACGTACGGCATCGCCGTCATGCACGCCGACTTCCCCGACCGGATCGTGACGGCCCGCAACGGCTCGCCGGTCGTCCTCGGCATCGGTGAGAAGGAGATGTTCGTCGCCTCGGACATCGCCGCGCTGGTCGCCCACACGCGGCAGATAGTGACGCTGGACGACGGCGAGATGGCCACCCTCAAGGCCGACGACTTCCGCACGTACACCACCGAGGGCACGCGTACGACGGCCGAGCCGACCACCGTGGAGTGGGAGGCCGCCTCGTACGACATGGGCGGCCACGACACGTACATGCACAAGGAGATCCACGAGCAGCCCGACGCCGTGGACCGCGTCCTGCGCGGCCGGATCGACGACCGCTTCTCCACGGTCCACCTCGGCGGCCTCAACCTGGACGCCCGCGAGGCGCGTGCCGTGCGGCGCGTGAAGATCCTCGGCTGCGGCACCTCGTACCACGCGGGCATGATCGGCGCCCAGATGATCGAGGAGCTGGCCCGCATCCCCGCCGACGCCGAGCCCGCCTCCGAGTTCCGCTACCGCAACGCGGTCGTGGACCCCGACACCCTGTACGTGGCCGTCTCCCAGTCCGGTGAGACGTACGACGTGCTGGCCGCCGTACAGGAGCTGAAGCGCAAGGGCGCGCGGGTGCTGGGCATCGTGAACGTCGTCGGTTCGGCGATCGCCCGCGAGGCGGACGGCGGCATGTACGTGCACGCCGGCCCCGAGGTCTGCGTCGTCTCGACGAAGTGCTTCACCAACACCACCGTCGCCTTCGCCCTGTTGGCCCTGCACCTCGGGCGCACCCGCGACCTCTCCGTCCGGGACGGCAAGCGGATCATCGAGGGCCTGCGCAGGCTGCCCGGGCAGATCGCCGAGATCCTGGAGCAGGAGGAGGAGATCAAGAAGCTGGCCGAGCAGTACGCCGAGGCCCGCTCGATGCTCTTCATCGGCCGCGTCCGGGGCTACCCGGTGGCCCGCGAGGCCTCCCTGAAGCTGAAGGAGGTCTCGTACATCCACGCCGAGGCCTACCCCGCCTCGGAGTTGAAGCACGGCCCGCTGGCCCTCATCGAGCCCGCGCTGCCCACGGTCGCGATCGTCCCGAACGACGACCTCCTGGAGAAGAACCGCGCCGCCCTGGAGGAGATCAAGGCCCGCAGCGGTCGCATCCTCGCGGTGGCCCACCAGGAACAGGAGAAGGCCGACGAGACGATCGTCGTCCCGAAGAACGAGGACGAACTGGACCCGATCCTGATGGGCATCCCCCTCCAACTCCTCGCCTACCACACGGCGTTGGCCCTGGGCCGGGACATCGACAAGCCGAGGAACCTGGCGAAGTCGGTCACGGTGGAGTAG